In Paenarthrobacter sp. GOM3, a single window of DNA contains:
- the cysD gene encoding sulfate adenylyltransferase subunit CysD: MSTYTTEESTVEVAAAVDAPSVERLSSLDTLESEAIHIIREVVAEFEKPALLFSGGKDSVVMLHLATKAFWPGKVPFPVLHVDTGHNFPEVIDFRDRTVERLGLKLVVGSVQEFIDRGELAERADGTRNPLQTVPLLDAIQRNKFDAVFGGGRRDEDKARAKERILSLRDEFGQWDPRNQRPELWNLYNGRHTVGQHVRAFPISNWTELDIWRYIERENIELPGLYYAHEREVFARDGMWRAVGEVSQPLPHEEVITKLVRYRTVGDMSCTGAVESDARTVADVVVEVAASTLTERGATRADDRISEAAMEDRKKDGYF; the protein is encoded by the coding sequence ATGAGCACGTACACAACAGAGGAGTCCACGGTGGAAGTTGCAGCGGCAGTCGACGCCCCTTCGGTCGAGCGCCTGAGCAGTCTGGACACCCTCGAGTCCGAGGCCATTCACATCATTCGCGAAGTTGTTGCCGAGTTCGAGAAGCCTGCGCTGCTGTTCTCCGGCGGCAAAGACTCCGTGGTCATGCTGCACCTGGCCACCAAGGCGTTCTGGCCTGGCAAGGTTCCGTTCCCCGTCCTGCACGTGGACACGGGCCACAACTTCCCGGAGGTCATCGACTTCCGTGACCGAACGGTGGAGCGACTGGGCCTGAAGCTGGTTGTGGGCTCCGTGCAGGAGTTCATTGACCGCGGCGAGCTGGCTGAGCGTGCCGATGGCACCCGCAACCCCCTGCAGACCGTGCCGCTGCTGGACGCGATCCAGCGCAACAAGTTTGACGCCGTCTTCGGCGGCGGTCGTCGCGATGAGGACAAGGCCCGCGCCAAGGAGCGCATCCTGAGCCTCCGCGACGAATTCGGCCAGTGGGATCCGCGCAACCAGCGCCCCGAGTTGTGGAACCTGTACAACGGCCGCCACACGGTGGGCCAGCACGTCCGCGCGTTCCCCATCAGCAACTGGACCGAACTGGACATCTGGCGCTACATCGAACGCGAGAACATCGAGCTCCCGGGCCTCTACTACGCCCACGAGCGCGAAGTTTTCGCCCGCGACGGCATGTGGCGTGCAGTGGGCGAGGTTTCCCAGCCGCTGCCGCACGAGGAAGTCATCACCAAGCTGGTGCGCTACCGCACTGTGGGGGACATGTCCTGCACCGGTGCTGTCGAGTCCGATGCCCGCACTGTGGCCGACGTCGTTGTTGAAGTCGCCGCCTCCACCCTGACCGAACGTGGCGCCACCCGAGCAGATGACCGCATCTCCGAGGCAGCCATGGAAGACCGCAAGAAGGACGGCTACTTCTAA